From Halarcobacter mediterraneus:
TCATCTTCAACTTTATCAGCATCTTGGTAAACAAATCCACCATCAACTATTTTGAAGTTAAATGCATCATTTGCCATTTCAAGTTTTGCAGTTCCTTGTTTGAATAGTTTGATTCTTTTTTTCTTGTTTAACTCTTCTTCTGCCTCAGGAGTGAAATCAGCTGCAAATACAACTTCTAAGAAGATTTCATTCATTTTTACTGCTAAGTCTAAATCAACTACACCATTTACTGCTACAACTCCACCAAATGCAGAGATTGGGTCACATTTAAGAGCTTCAGTATAAGATTCTAAAAGTGTATCTTTGATAGCAAATCCACAAGGGTTTCCGTGTTTTACGATACAAACTGCATTGTCATCACCAAAAGCAGATGCTATTTTTGCAGCTCCTGAGATATCTCCCATATTATTGAAACTTGCTTCACCTTTTAGTGTGATAAATTTATTTGATAAGTGTTTATCAAACTCGTATAAAGCACCTTTTTGGTGTGGGTTCTCTCCATATCTTGTATCAAATACTTTCTCACCAACGATAAATTGTTTTTGCCCCATACCGTTGTTGAATCTTTTGTTCATATAGTTTGCAATCATAGAGTCATATGCTGCTGTGTGCTCATATGCTTTTATCATCAAGTCTCTTCTGAACTCTTGAGTATTTGTATCATTTTTTAGGTTGTTTAATACAACATCATAATCAGCAACATCAGTTACAATGATAACAGAGTCATGGTTTTTAGCAGCAGATCTAACCATAGCTGGACCACCAATATCGATGTTCTCAATAATCTCTTCAAAGTCATCAGTTTTTTCAATAGTTGCTTTGAATGGGTATAAATTAACACATACTAAATCAATACCTTCAACTCCAAGTTCTTTTGCTTGGTCTAAGTGAGATTGTTTATCACGTCTGTGTAAAATACCACCATGAATATATGGGTTTAGAGTTTTAACTCTACCTTCAAAACACTCAGGGAATTTTGTAACTTCATTTGCTTCAATTACAGCTATTCCTGCATCTTTAAGCTTATTATATGTACCACCAGTAGAAATAATTTCATAACCTAACTCTACAAGTTCTTTTGCAAAGTTTTCAACACCACTTTTGTCACTTACACTAATTAATGCTCTCAATTTAAGTCCTCTTTTAAATTATTATACTTGCCATTATACTAAAAAAGTGATTATGTGTTGCTTGTTTAAGATTGTCTATTTTATATATAACTTTTATACTAGGGATTGTTATTTTTACTGTTATAATATTTTCTTTTGAAGGGTCTTATATGAGCAATCTTGATTTATTATGGATATTACTTAGTGCTTTTTTAGTTTTCCTAATGCAATTTGGTTTTTCTTTAATTGAAACGGGTACTGTGAGAACAAAAAATACCATAAATGTAGCAATGAAAAACTTAATAGATACGGTATTTGGTATTATTTTTTTCTGGATTATTGGTTTTGGTTTAATGTTTGGAAGTAGTAATTCAGGTTTTATTGGAATAGATAGTTTTCTAATAGATGGCAAAAATTTAGAACAAAATGCAATCTTTTTCTTTCAAGCTATGTTTGCTGCAACTGCTATTACTATTGTTTCAGGAGCAGTTGCAGAAAGAATAAGATTCAATGCTTATATTATTGTTGCAATAATTGTGGCTTCTATTATTTATCCTATTTTTGGGCATTGGAGTTGGAACTCTCAAGGTTGGCTAAAGCAAATGGGATTTGTAGATTTTGCAGGTTCTACTGTTGTCCACTCTATAGGAGCTTGGATTGGGCTTGCAGGTACTTTAGTACTGGGAGCACGATTAGGAAAATTTAGAAAAGGGAAAGTAAACTATTTTGCACCTTCAAATCATAACTTTATAGTTTTTGGGGTATTTGTTCTTATGTTAGCTTGGTTTGGCTTTAATGCTGGAAGTTTATTTGAATTTGATATTCAAGTTACTCTTATATTATTTAATACTTTAATTTCTGCACTATTTGGTGGTTTTGCTGCTTGGTTAATAACTTTTATCAATAAAGAAAGAACAGGTGTAGAAATTTTCAGTTTTGGAATTATTTCTGGATTAGTTGGTATAACTGCTGGATGTCATGTATTTTCTGTTTATGAATCTGCTTTTGTAGGTTTTATGTCTGCTATTATTATGCATATTACAAATGAATATTTAACAAAAAAACTAAAAATTGATGACCCTTTGAGTGTTATTAGTATTCATGGTTTTGCCGGAGCTTGGGGAACTCTTGCTGTTGCAATTTTTACTGATTCTCAAATAGGCTTATCTACTTTTGAATTTATTCTTGTTCAAACTTTAGGACTATTAAGTGCTTTTTTATTTTCATTTGTTTTGGGCTTGATTTTATTTCTTGTTTTACAAAGATATAAATTATTAAGAGTTAGAAAAAAACATGAAGTAATTGGTCTAAATACAAGTGAACATAATGCAAAACTTCCTTGGGTAGAAACAATTGAAAGTATTGTAACAATTATGAAAACAGGAAATATAAATAAAAAAATATATGAAGAAAGAGATACAGAAGTTGGAATTGTTGCAAAATTTTTTAACTACTTACTTGCCATGCTTAGAGAGAAAAATGAAAATCTTAAAAAATCAAATACCTCTTTACATAAAAAAGCTTATTATGATTCTTTAACAAATATTTTAAATAGGAGAGGTTTATTAGAAAAAATCAAAAATAAACCTTTTGAGGATGAATATTCAATAATTATTGCTGATATTGATAAATTTAAAAATGTAAATGATACTTATGGACACGATGTAGGAGATATTATTTTAAGTGAATTTGCCTCTTTAATAAGTAAAAAGATACGTTCACATGATATTTTTGCAAGATGGGGAGGAGAAGAGTTTATAATTGTTATAAATACTAGTGATTTAAATATTGTGCAAAATATTGCAGAAAAGATAAGACTTGATATTGCAAGTTCAAAATTTACTACAGTAGGAAATGTAACTGCTTCATTTGGAGCAAGTAATTTTAAGAAAAAGAATCAAAACTTTGAGGATATATTTAAAAATGCAGATGAGGCTTTATATCAAGCTAAAAAACTAGGAAGAAATAGAGTTTACTGTTATTAATTTTTCTTATAATTATCTATTCTTCTATTTTTATTGATGCCAGTCAATAAATTTATTTTTTAAAATCGTTAAACTTCTATAAATAACATAAGGAATTAAAATGGAAAAAATAGAAGTTCAAGGAGCAAGTGTTGATTTCTTTAAATCAATTGAAGATGGTTTAACAACTTATCATTTTGATACAAGTAAATGTGGTCCACCTGAACCAATGGTAAATGCAATGGCAGGACTTCAATTATTAGATGAAAATAGTCAGTTAATTATGATTAATCATAAATCACCAGCAGGTTTATTTCCAAAAATAGAAGAAGAATTTACTTTTTTTGTGGAAGAATTAGAAAACGGATTAGCAAAAGTAGTATTTAGAAAAAAAGCAAATTCTAATGAAGAAACTGATTTTACACAAACTAGTTGCGGTGGAACAGGATGTAATCACTAATGAATATTTCAACTGCATTTGCACCACCTTTTAAACTTGTTGCACCTTTTTTTGTTTTAGGAGTAATGTTTTTTCTAATAAGCATTTTACTTATGTTTGGATCTAACCTTGAGACTTTGCACTACTTAAACAGTAGTACTCTTGCTTGGGTTCATATTTTCTTACTTTCATTTGTAATGCTTATTATTTTAGGAGCAATGGCTCAACTTGTTCCTGTAGTTTTAGAAGTTGGTCATTGTGCAGTTGATTTATATTATGCTATTTATCCTTTAGTTATTGTAGGTACTACTTTAATGGCTTTTGGTTTTTATAGCTTACCTATTTTACTTCCTTTTGGAGGAACTGCTATTTTTATAGCAATGTCAATTTTCTTAATTGAAACATTTTTAACAATATTAAAAGTTAAGAAGATAAATTTCATTATAGGCACAATTATCATCTCAAATATATTTTTACTCTTGGGACTAATTGTTGGTATAGTTTTAGCACTAAATCATTCAGGAATCATTTCTGTTGATTCATTTAAACTTTTAAAAGCTCATATTTTTTTAGTTTTCTTTGGATATGTGGGAACTACTATTATGAGTATGAGTTTAATACTACTTCCAATGTTTTGGTTAAGTCATAGCTTTTCATGGCTTTATGTGAAAAGTGCTTTTTATATTTTATGTTCAAGTATTATTTCAATGCTTATTTTTAGTTTTTTAAATATTAATATCTTTGAAATGATATCTTATATACTTTGTATAATCTCACTACTTTTATATTTTGTACAAATATTTGTAATATACAAAAAAAGAGTAAGAGTAGAAGTTGATATTTACTTTAAAAGTATGGTTTTTTCATACTTTAGTTTAATAATATCACTTATTTTTTTAATAACATACTTATTTTATGAAAATGACAATCTTTTAATTTCTGCATCATGGCTTATACTTGTTGGTTTTATTGGGTTTTTAATTGCAGGACATTTGTATAAAATAGTTCCTTTCTTAGTTTGGTATGAAAGATTCTCTATGTTTGTTGGGAAAAAACAAGTACCTATGTTAAATGATTTAATTCCTAAAAAAAGCTCAAATTTTCAGTTTATTATGTCTTCTATAGGAATTATAATTGTGACAATTGGATTATTAACAAATATAAGTGAGATTTATAAAAGTGGTTTATGTTTCTTAACTATTGGTGTTATCTTTTTACTAAAAGATATTTTATATATGGCAAATATTAAGGAGGAATCATATGTATTCTAAAGAAGAAATTTTTAGTGCAGTTTCGACTGTTATTGACCCTGAAGTTGGATTTAATCTTGTAGAGATGGGACTTATTTATGATGCAAGTTGTAATGAAAAAATGGAAGTTCTTGTAACTATGACCCTTAGTACAAAAGCTTGTCCTTTACATCAACTAATTATTCAATGGGTGGAAGAAGCAGTTTTAAAGGAACTTCCAGAAGTAACACTTGCAAGTGTTGATTTAGTTTGGGAACCGGTTTGGAATATTTCAATGGCACAAGATCATGTAAAACAAAAACTTGGTGCTTTTTAATGACTTTTTTACTTGTAAAATTAATTCATATTTTTTCAGTATTTATATATGCAGGTTTTTTATTTACTGATAACCTTATTTTAATGAGAATGCAAAAAACTCTAAGTGAAGAAAAATATAAAGAAGTTAGATCTTACTTTGCAAAACTAACACGTGCTATAGTTCCAAAAGCTTTAGTAATTGCAGTGATTTCTGGAATATACTTATTTCATATTAGTTTTGGAAGTTTTCCTGAAAACTATGACTTTTCATCTTTTCAAATTCTTCTTTCATTAAAAGCAATTTTAGGATTATGGCTAGGATTTAGAGGTATTTTACAAGTGTTTTTTGGAATTCAACCTTTTGTATTTAAAGGTCACAGACTTCCATTTATTTTGGTTATTTTGATTATATTTTTATCACAAATAATGTATAGCATTTAATAGATAAAGCTTAAATAGCTTCATCTATTAAATTATGTAAAGTTTCTTGTGTAGTTTTTGCTATTGATAGCATACTTTCTTCTATTGGTTTAACTAAACCTTCAATAGAATTCATAACTATACCTGTTTGTCCATCTTTACTATATACTGAAATTTTACATGGCATAATTGAAGATAAGTTTCTATTTGCAGTTAAAAACTCTTTTGCCACATTTGGATTACAAACATCAAGAATTTGACATTCATCATCAAACTCTATTCCTTTTGAATTAAGAGTTTCTTTTACATTATGAATATGTAAAACACCAAACTTATAATTTGGTGCTTTTTCACAAATAGAATTTACTACCTCTTGAACACTTTTTGAAGATTTCTTAATATATTGTTGCATTTTAAAAATTCCTATAAATCTTGTTCAATTACTTCTTTAAATCTATTGAAGTATACATTTTTAGCATCTTCTAATTTTGTATTAATATCATTGATGGCAATTTTTTCTCCACCAACTTTTCCTAATTCTGTAGCTTTCATTCCTTTTGAAGCACATAGTTTTTCAAATGCATCTTTATTTTCAGGTGTAACTTCAACAACAGCTCTACTTAATGTTTCAGAGAATAAATCTTTGTCAGCTTCTAATTT
This genomic window contains:
- the purH gene encoding bifunctional phosphoribosylaminoimidazolecarboxamide formyltransferase/IMP cyclohydrolase, giving the protein MRALISVSDKSGVENFAKELVELGYEIISTGGTYNKLKDAGIAVIEANEVTKFPECFEGRVKTLNPYIHGGILHRRDKQSHLDQAKELGVEGIDLVCVNLYPFKATIEKTDDFEEIIENIDIGGPAMVRSAAKNHDSVIIVTDVADYDVVLNNLKNDTNTQEFRRDLMIKAYEHTAAYDSMIANYMNKRFNNGMGQKQFIVGEKVFDTRYGENPHQKGALYEFDKHLSNKFITLKGEASFNNMGDISGAAKIASAFGDDNAVCIVKHGNPCGFAIKDTLLESYTEALKCDPISAFGGVVAVNGVVDLDLAVKMNEIFLEVVFAADFTPEAEEELNKKKRIKLFKQGTAKLEMANDAFNFKIVDGGFVYQDADKVEDDEVRNSELKSKREASEQEVKDMEIAYKVASLTKSNCVVYVKNSAMVAVGMGMTSRVDAAKAALRKAEDLGLDVTGSVLASEAFFPFRDSIDAAQEAGVKCVIEPGGSIRDDEIIEAANEFGMALYFSGKRHFLH
- the amt gene encoding ammonium transporter; amino-acid sequence: MSNLDLLWILLSAFLVFLMQFGFSLIETGTVRTKNTINVAMKNLIDTVFGIIFFWIIGFGLMFGSSNSGFIGIDSFLIDGKNLEQNAIFFFQAMFAATAITIVSGAVAERIRFNAYIIVAIIVASIIYPIFGHWSWNSQGWLKQMGFVDFAGSTVVHSIGAWIGLAGTLVLGARLGKFRKGKVNYFAPSNHNFIVFGVFVLMLAWFGFNAGSLFEFDIQVTLILFNTLISALFGGFAAWLITFINKERTGVEIFSFGIISGLVGITAGCHVFSVYESAFVGFMSAIIMHITNEYLTKKLKIDDPLSVISIHGFAGAWGTLAVAIFTDSQIGLSTFEFILVQTLGLLSAFLFSFVLGLILFLVLQRYKLLRVRKKHEVIGLNTSEHNAKLPWVETIESIVTIMKTGNINKKIYEERDTEVGIVAKFFNYLLAMLREKNENLKKSNTSLHKKAYYDSLTNILNRRGLLEKIKNKPFEDEYSIIIADIDKFKNVNDTYGHDVGDIILSEFASLISKKIRSHDIFARWGGEEFIIVINTSDLNIVQNIAEKIRLDIASSKFTTVGNVTASFGASNFKKKNQNFEDIFKNADEALYQAKKLGRNRVYCY
- a CDS encoding metal-sulfur cluster assembly factor; translated protein: MYSKEEIFSAVSTVIDPEVGFNLVEMGLIYDASCNEKMEVLVTMTLSTKACPLHQLIIQWVEEAVLKELPEVTLASVDLVWEPVWNISMAQDHVKQKLGAF
- a CDS encoding DUF302 domain-containing protein, with the translated sequence MQQYIKKSSKSVQEVVNSICEKAPNYKFGVLHIHNVKETLNSKGIEFDDECQILDVCNPNVAKEFLTANRNLSSIMPCKISVYSKDGQTGIVMNSIEGLVKPIEESMLSIAKTTQETLHNLIDEAI